A genomic window from Mesosutterella faecium includes:
- a CDS encoding GntR family transcriptional regulator has protein sequence MPSESIDRRNPPGSRRRIPRYMAAKRTIIGRLLAKQWKPGERIPAEPVLAHEIGISVGTLRRAVSELVDEGVLLRLQGSGTYVGSFGAGRYWNRFQPFQTLDGRPLHLKERVPVRFEELPAQGELAESLQLPPGERVLHITRRITNPDCSLGLDELFLPARYFPGLTLEFFKANLDPHESLYAFYERAFGVVITETANYVSCEVCGRDTLEAIGNPIAEGTPLCCCRRISKTYGHVPVEMRRMKVNFLKVQLSFDL, from the coding sequence ATGCCTAGCGAATCAATCGACCGCAGGAACCCGCCGGGCAGCAGGCGCCGCATTCCCCGCTACATGGCCGCCAAAAGGACCATCATCGGGCGGCTGCTTGCCAAGCAGTGGAAGCCCGGCGAGAGGATTCCCGCCGAGCCCGTGCTCGCCCACGAAATCGGCATTTCCGTCGGTACGCTGCGCCGCGCGGTCTCCGAGCTTGTGGACGAAGGCGTGCTCTTGCGGCTCCAGGGCTCGGGAACGTACGTGGGCAGCTTCGGAGCCGGGCGCTACTGGAACCGCTTCCAGCCCTTCCAGACGCTTGACGGCAGGCCCCTGCACCTGAAGGAGCGCGTTCCCGTGCGCTTTGAAGAGCTTCCGGCGCAGGGCGAGCTCGCCGAGAGCCTGCAGCTGCCGCCCGGCGAGCGGGTCCTGCACATCACCCGCCGGATCACGAACCCGGACTGCTCCCTGGGGCTTGACGAGCTCTTTCTGCCGGCCAGGTATTTCCCGGGCCTCACGCTGGAGTTCTTCAAGGCAAACCTCGATCCCCACGAATCGCTCTACGCCTTTTACGAACGGGCCTTCGGAGTCGTCATCACGGAGACCGCCAACTACGTCTCATGCGAGGTGTGCGGCCGCGACACGCTCGAGGCGATCGGAAACCCCATCGCCGAGGGCACGCCGCTTTGCTGCTGCCGGCGCATTTCAAAGACCTACGGGCACGTGCCGGTTGAAATGCGGCGCATGAAGGTGAACTTCCTCAAGGTGCAGCTGTCCTTCGATCTCTGA
- a CDS encoding isocitrate lyase/PEP mutase family protein, translated as MTSAHDKRLQFRSNLKNGQFMTAPGIYDALSAKIAQEAGVNCLAMGGYAISASRLARPDVGFLSQTEMAQALKEICDATDLPVIGDGDTGYGNAMNVLRVAREYEHAGASCIFFEDQVWPKRCGHMDGKQVISAEEHAQKIRAACDAREDPATVIMARTDTRAVHGLDDAIRRGRLYAEAGAEVLFIEALRDRAEMETVARAFKGTGVALFANMIEGGKTPILSNREIRDMGFAGVFWSCTSLYLVASALYRGFRTLVEEGTTDSLKDRMIEFSQFNRFVGLDAYRELERKYRVDRDD; from the coding sequence ATGACCTCAGCACACGACAAGCGCCTTCAGTTTCGCAGCAACCTGAAAAACGGGCAGTTTATGACCGCCCCTGGCATCTACGACGCCCTTTCGGCCAAAATCGCGCAGGAGGCGGGCGTGAACTGCCTCGCGATGGGCGGCTACGCGATTTCAGCCTCGCGGCTCGCGCGCCCCGACGTGGGCTTTCTCTCCCAGACCGAGATGGCCCAGGCGCTCAAGGAGATCTGCGACGCGACGGACCTGCCCGTCATCGGAGACGGCGACACGGGCTACGGCAACGCGATGAACGTGCTGCGCGTCGCGCGCGAATACGAGCATGCCGGTGCATCGTGCATTTTCTTTGAGGACCAGGTCTGGCCCAAGCGGTGCGGCCACATGGATGGCAAGCAGGTGATCTCCGCCGAGGAGCACGCGCAGAAAATCCGCGCGGCGTGCGACGCGCGCGAGGATCCGGCCACCGTCATCATGGCCCGCACGGACACCAGGGCCGTCCACGGGCTCGATGACGCCATCCGCCGCGGCAGGCTCTATGCCGAGGCCGGCGCGGAGGTGCTTTTCATCGAGGCGCTCCGGGACCGCGCCGAGATGGAGACTGTGGCCCGGGCGTTCAAAGGAACGGGCGTCGCGCTGTTTGCCAACATGATCGAGGGCGGAAAGACCCCTATCCTCAGCAACCGGGAGATCCGGGACATGGGCTTTGCCGGCGTCTTCTGGTCGTGCACGTCGCTTTATCTGGTGGCAAGCGCCCTGTACCGGGGGTTCCGGACTCTGGTGGAGGAAGGCACCACCGATTCCCTGAAAGACCGGATGATCGAGTTCTCGCAGTTCAACCGCTTCGTCGGGCTGGACGCCTACCGGGAGCTTGAAAGGAAATACCGGGTCGACCGGGACGACTGA
- a CDS encoding amidohydrolase yields the protein MADEYDAYVPEMVETRRRLHAHPELGWTEFETTALVAQRLQALGFEIHLGTEVVNPEAVLGRDPKAAKAAEERARAHGVPEEILQRMGGYTGCVGILDTGRPGPTLAFRHDMDALPIQEITDPKSGHLPAVEGFASTVKGVMHACGHDSHTATGLGVAHWLSDHKAELCGRIKLIFQPAEEGTRGAGAMVAAGVVDDVDWFFGAHVGTVAKPGEIVIQPDGYMATTKFDVNYTGVPSHAGGNPEKGRSALIAAADAAVMLTAITRTSEGDTRVAVGRLDAGEGRNITPVHAHMECEVRGSTFAANDYMFSRAQEVVKGSAEMMGVKYEIIKTGQAGVIETTDAALAAMHKAAGEIPGIKVRDYHNAGGSEDCTLFMHRVAEHGGNPGFFLFGCNHHGHHRPDFDIQDTKNMKPAFLVFVNLARDICGRRA from the coding sequence ATGGCAGATGAATACGACGCTTACGTGCCGGAGATGGTCGAGACCCGGCGCAGGCTTCACGCTCACCCCGAGCTCGGCTGGACTGAATTCGAGACGACGGCTCTCGTGGCGCAGAGGCTGCAGGCTCTCGGCTTTGAGATCCATCTGGGCACCGAGGTGGTGAATCCCGAGGCGGTCCTCGGGCGCGATCCGAAGGCCGCGAAGGCGGCCGAGGAGCGGGCTCGCGCGCACGGAGTTCCCGAAGAGATCCTGCAGCGCATGGGCGGCTACACCGGCTGCGTGGGCATCCTCGACACCGGCCGCCCCGGTCCCACGCTCGCGTTCCGCCACGACATGGACGCGCTTCCCATTCAGGAGATCACCGATCCGAAGAGCGGCCACCTGCCGGCCGTCGAGGGCTTCGCCTCCACGGTGAAGGGCGTGATGCACGCCTGCGGGCACGACTCGCACACGGCCACGGGCCTCGGGGTTGCGCACTGGCTCTCCGACCACAAGGCGGAGCTCTGCGGGCGCATCAAGCTCATCTTCCAGCCTGCCGAAGAGGGCACGAGGGGAGCGGGTGCGATGGTGGCCGCGGGCGTCGTCGACGACGTCGACTGGTTCTTCGGAGCGCACGTCGGCACCGTGGCGAAGCCCGGCGAAATCGTGATCCAGCCCGACGGCTACATGGCGACCACGAAATTCGACGTGAACTACACGGGCGTGCCCTCGCACGCGGGCGGCAATCCCGAGAAGGGCCGCAGCGCGCTCATCGCCGCGGCCGACGCCGCCGTGATGCTCACCGCGATCACGCGCACCTCCGAGGGCGACACGCGCGTGGCCGTGGGGCGGCTTGACGCAGGCGAGGGCCGCAACATCACCCCGGTGCACGCGCACATGGAGTGCGAGGTGCGCGGCTCGACCTTTGCGGCGAACGACTACATGTTCTCCCGCGCTCAGGAGGTGGTGAAGGGCTCGGCCGAAATGATGGGGGTGAAGTACGAGATCATCAAGACGGGCCAGGCCGGCGTGATCGAGACCACGGATGCGGCGCTAGCCGCAATGCACAAGGCGGCCGGGGAGATCCCCGGCATCAAGGTGCGCGATTACCACAACGCGGGCGGCAGCGAGGACTGCACGCTGTTCATGCACCGCGTGGCCGAGCACGGCGGCAACCCCGGGTTCTTCCTCTTTGGCTGCAACCATCACGGCCATCATCGCCCTGACTTCGACATTCAGGACACGAAGAATATGAAACCCGCGTTCCTGGTTTTCGTGAACCTCGCGCGCGACATCTGCGGGCGCAGGGCCTGA
- a CDS encoding DUF438 domain-containing protein, whose amino-acid sequence MTDLKDIRGLDDRKLEAALAIRRAYEEGRLSLEEAHRRLKSEVRSLKPWEIARIEQDLTAEQGGDDCRSRRISELFLIYGPVLDRSRPELPADHPIARYYQENDRERGIVQEIEDLLQYPVIRNQWLELYDRLSEIRRHFSRKQNQLYSVLEKKGFDHPSTRMWLFDDAVRDEIRENRRLLEAGQDDEFIARQASLLEDLKDLMAKEEQVLLPTSLMLVNRREFEEMRRGDAEIGYAWLGEGADPERGAQAAPAASDVREGFSADLQKLLVRYGLGSGASADGKLEMRNGRLTLEQVNLVLRNLPLDISFVDENDLVAYYSDTEHRIFPRSRNVIGRQVRNCHPRTSVKYVEEILAKFKSGEEDTADFWIDGKDAFVYIRYVAVRDEKGKFRGVLETMQDCTRIRELTGSRTLLTWSSETHAPERLYGISEPGTSEGTPVTKDGCFTGKAS is encoded by the coding sequence ATGACCGATTTGAAAGACATCAGGGGACTTGACGATAGGAAACTTGAAGCGGCGCTTGCCATTCGCAGGGCGTACGAAGAGGGGAGGCTTTCGCTTGAAGAAGCCCACCGGCGCCTGAAAAGCGAAGTCCGGTCCCTGAAGCCCTGGGAGATCGCCAGGATCGAACAGGACCTCACGGCGGAGCAGGGCGGCGACGACTGCCGCTCCCGCAGGATTTCAGAACTCTTTCTGATCTACGGCCCGGTGCTCGACCGCAGCCGCCCCGAGCTTCCGGCCGACCACCCGATCGCCCGCTACTATCAGGAAAACGACCGCGAGCGCGGCATCGTGCAGGAAATCGAGGATCTTCTCCAGTACCCCGTGATCCGAAACCAGTGGCTCGAGCTCTACGACAGGCTCTCCGAGATCCGCAGGCATTTCTCCCGCAAGCAGAACCAGCTCTACTCCGTGCTGGAGAAGAAAGGATTTGACCATCCCTCCACCCGCATGTGGCTTTTCGACGATGCGGTCCGGGACGAGATCCGGGAAAACCGCAGGCTGCTGGAGGCCGGGCAGGATGATGAATTCATCGCCCGCCAGGCCTCCCTCCTCGAAGACCTGAAGGACCTGATGGCAAAGGAAGAGCAGGTGCTGCTGCCGACCTCGCTCATGCTGGTGAACCGCCGCGAGTTTGAAGAAATGCGCCGGGGCGACGCGGAAATCGGCTACGCCTGGCTCGGCGAGGGGGCTGACCCGGAGCGCGGAGCTCAGGCCGCGCCCGCCGCCTCGGACGTCAGGGAAGGATTCTCGGCCGATCTCCAGAAGCTGCTTGTGCGCTACGGCCTCGGCTCCGGCGCCTCGGCCGACGGGAAGCTCGAGATGAGGAACGGCAGGCTCACGCTCGAGCAGGTGAACCTCGTGCTGCGGAACCTGCCGCTCGACATTTCCTTCGTGGACGAGAACGACCTTGTCGCCTACTACTCGGACACCGAGCACCGTATTTTTCCTCGGAGCCGCAATGTGATCGGCCGCCAGGTGCGGAACTGCCACCCCAGGACGAGCGTGAAGTACGTGGAGGAAATCCTCGCGAAGTTCAAGTCCGGAGAGGAGGACACTGCGGATTTCTGGATCGACGGGAAGGACGCTTTCGTCTACATCCGCTATGTCGCCGTTCGGGACGAGAAGGGAAAGTTCCGCGGCGTGCTCGAGACCATGCAGGACTGCACCCGCATCCGCGAGCTCACCGGATCCCGCACCCTGCTCACCTGGAGCAGCGAAACGCACGCCCCGGAGCGCCTCTACGGGATTTCGGAACCGGGGACAAGCGAAGGTACGCCAGTCACAAAGGACGGCTGTTTCACTGGAAAGGCTTCTTAA
- a CDS encoding ISNCY family transposase: MKNSLPERAPKSQTGTEEIFEQVAYGLLSVPEAAKAMKLSIRQFYRRLAAWKRGEAADPPHGNKGRPPSNRLPDDIRLKIIELAVTKYQDFPPTLLTQYLVKNEGIKVSKETVRKILRELSPQASEQGLRRAGHFLRRRRSRFGELVQIDGSPHRWFGPGQKECSLIAFIDDATGRIAAAGFFPSETAAGYMTVLLQYIRAHGIPLALYSDRHGTFRALAQGRSKNVEGTQFQRVCDKLQIEQIFAQSPQAKGRIERLFKTLQGRWPHEFRVMGIEDMATANQRMDELIRDFNQRFGIDPREPLSANCAVAEESMPEIERICAWWHERVLSKSLSVSFGGSILQLKNASARKFELMGKKVSVIEYPDGRAPEMVYRDARGKEHLLCFEARKRKTLERTEYLESSKTIDACLDRIIEKEDLRPNGFVMKLECEMAEAKQRQAQRKERDQKARELEEKLKQRKNRSGK; the protein is encoded by the coding sequence ATGAAAAACTCGCTTCCTGAAAGAGCCCCGAAGTCCCAGACCGGCACAGAGGAGATTTTCGAACAGGTCGCCTACGGCCTGCTCTCGGTGCCGGAGGCAGCCAAAGCGATGAAGCTGAGCATTCGCCAGTTCTATCGCAGGCTGGCCGCCTGGAAAAGGGGCGAAGCCGCAGATCCGCCCCATGGCAACAAAGGGCGGCCCCCGAGCAACCGCCTGCCAGACGATATTCGTTTAAAAATCATAGAACTGGCAGTTACAAAATATCAGGATTTCCCTCCGACGCTCCTGACTCAGTACCTTGTGAAAAACGAAGGGATCAAAGTGTCGAAGGAAACTGTTCGAAAGATTCTGAGAGAACTCAGCCCTCAGGCCTCAGAGCAGGGGCTCAGAAGAGCCGGTCATTTTCTGAGGCGCAGAAGGTCAAGGTTCGGCGAGCTGGTTCAGATCGACGGCAGCCCGCACAGATGGTTCGGCCCCGGTCAGAAAGAGTGCTCATTAATCGCGTTCATTGACGATGCGACCGGCAGAATCGCCGCTGCCGGGTTCTTTCCCTCGGAGACCGCGGCGGGCTATATGACCGTGCTGCTCCAATACATCAGGGCGCACGGAATCCCCCTTGCGCTATACAGCGATCGGCACGGCACTTTCCGCGCGTTGGCTCAGGGCCGGTCCAAAAATGTAGAGGGCACACAGTTTCAGAGAGTCTGCGACAAGCTTCAGATCGAGCAGATATTCGCTCAGAGCCCGCAGGCAAAAGGCCGGATAGAACGCCTGTTCAAGACGCTGCAGGGGCGCTGGCCGCATGAGTTCAGGGTCATGGGAATCGAAGACATGGCCACCGCCAATCAGCGCATGGACGAACTGATCAGGGATTTCAATCAGCGGTTTGGAATCGACCCAAGAGAACCCCTGAGCGCAAACTGTGCGGTGGCTGAAGAAAGTATGCCCGAGATTGAACGCATATGCGCCTGGTGGCACGAACGCGTTCTGAGCAAATCTCTGAGCGTCTCCTTCGGGGGGTCGATCCTGCAGCTCAAGAATGCGAGCGCTCGGAAGTTTGAGCTGATGGGCAAGAAAGTCAGCGTCATCGAGTACCCGGATGGCCGTGCGCCGGAAATGGTCTACCGGGATGCACGGGGCAAAGAACATCTGCTCTGCTTTGAAGCCCGGAAAAGAAAAACGCTCGAGCGCACGGAATACCTTGAGTCATCGAAGACCATAGACGCATGCCTGGATCGAATCATTGAGAAGGAAGATTTGCGACCCAACGGCTTCGTCATGAAGCTGGAATGCGAAATGGCTGAAGCGAAGCAACGGCAGGCCCAGAGAAAAGAGCGTGACCAAAAGGCCCGTGAACTCGAAGAAAAGCTGAAGCAGCGGAAAAACAGATCTGGCAAATAA
- the dcuC gene encoding C4-dicarboxylate transporter DcuC, giving the protein MQTFTTIVAIVGVIGVIWGLVKRYETRLVLIAGGLFMAFLSLKPMVAFHQFDKSMTNPNLIIAICSAMGFAAVVKLTGCDVHLVGLLTKPLKKIGIFLLPACGLVTALVSIALPSTAGCSAAVAPTIIPLLIRAGFKPAVAGAVVVAPISTFAFFNPGVSHNAFIAKMANMDVMDLIGLNANRLLILGFLTIILLTVVCVVYKDYNKHQTKEEMEANLALGGAGGKVELPEHPSVLRGITPLLPVVILVVCSIWFKELKVSVATAMLIGTIYCFLVTRANPAEITKKFFDGMGSGYAKIMGIIIAAGVFAAGLRAAGVIDQLVDFLKHAQAVAKLGGSLGPFLLGLITGSGDAAAFAFNEAVTPHAAEFGMTIPSLGMLAAIAGGLGRQMSPLCGGLILVAGVAGVSPMDIVRRTAPVMTILLIVLYVIS; this is encoded by the coding sequence ATGCAGACTTTCACTACGATTGTTGCCATAGTCGGGGTGATCGGCGTCATCTGGGGCCTTGTGAAGCGCTACGAGACCCGACTGGTGCTGATTGCCGGCGGCCTGTTCATGGCTTTCCTGTCATTGAAGCCGATGGTGGCCTTCCACCAGTTCGACAAGTCGATGACGAACCCCAACCTGATCATCGCCATCTGTTCGGCCATGGGCTTTGCTGCTGTTGTGAAGCTCACCGGCTGCGACGTGCACCTGGTCGGCCTTCTCACCAAGCCTCTGAAGAAAATCGGCATCTTCCTGCTGCCCGCCTGCGGGCTCGTCACGGCTCTGGTCAGCATCGCGCTGCCCTCCACCGCCGGCTGCTCGGCCGCAGTCGCCCCGACCATCATTCCGCTGCTGATCCGCGCGGGCTTCAAGCCCGCGGTCGCGGGCGCCGTGGTGGTGGCCCCGATTTCGACCTTCGCCTTCTTCAACCCCGGCGTCTCGCATAACGCCTTCATCGCGAAGATGGCGAACATGGACGTGATGGACCTGATCGGCCTCAACGCGAACAGGCTCCTGATCCTGGGCTTCCTCACGATCATTCTCCTCACGGTGGTGTGCGTGGTCTACAAGGATTACAACAAGCATCAGACCAAGGAGGAAATGGAAGCGAACCTCGCCCTGGGCGGAGCGGGCGGAAAGGTGGAACTGCCCGAGCACCCGAGCGTGCTGCGCGGCATCACCCCGCTGCTGCCGGTCGTGATCCTCGTGGTCTGCTCCATCTGGTTCAAGGAGCTCAAGGTCTCGGTGGCCACGGCCATGCTGATCGGCACCATCTACTGCTTCCTCGTCACCCGCGCGAATCCTGCTGAGATCACGAAGAAGTTCTTCGACGGCATGGGCTCCGGCTACGCGAAGATCATGGGCATCATCATCGCGGCCGGCGTGTTCGCCGCCGGACTCCGCGCCGCGGGCGTGATCGACCAGCTCGTGGACTTCCTGAAGCACGCCCAGGCCGTTGCGAAGCTGGGCGGCTCCCTTGGGCCGTTCCTGCTCGGCCTGATCACGGGTTCGGGCGACGCTGCGGCCTTTGCCTTCAACGAGGCCGTGACGCCGCATGCTGCTGAATTCGGCATGACCATTCCTTCTCTGGGCATGCTCGCCGCCATCGCAGGCGGCCTTGGACGCCAGATGTCGCCTCTGTGCGGCGGCCTGATTCTTGTGGCCGGCGTCGCTGGGGTCTCGCCGATGGACATCGTGCGCCGCACGGCGCCGGTGATGACGATTCTGCTCATCGTGCTTTACGTCATTTCCTAA
- a CDS encoding LysR substrate-binding domain-containing protein: MAGKTFRLGILESVLRTRLEPVRVRLEAACPMTVAVGHSRDLFRRLKAGEFDAVFAIDCPEDPEIRRAKAFGEDVMLIYPDSHCPVEGAADLEDLPMAALPEGCSYRKRLLAWMDRQGVKPLLIEDQPDYASILRTVASGGGFAPVPASVLSASGVKSEIQADRLEGPEGRVWVELLWRPEAPAQGIAALRSALGF, encoded by the coding sequence ATGGCTGGCAAAACCTTTCGGCTGGGCATTCTCGAGAGCGTGCTCAGGACCCGGCTCGAGCCCGTGCGAGTGCGGCTTGAGGCGGCCTGCCCGATGACGGTCGCGGTCGGGCACAGCCGCGACCTTTTCAGGCGCCTGAAGGCGGGCGAATTCGATGCGGTCTTTGCAATCGACTGCCCGGAGGATCCGGAGATCAGGCGGGCGAAGGCCTTCGGCGAGGACGTGATGCTGATCTATCCCGACTCGCACTGCCCGGTGGAGGGCGCCGCCGATCTCGAAGACCTGCCGATGGCGGCCCTGCCCGAGGGCTGCTCCTACAGAAAGCGGCTTCTGGCCTGGATGGACAGACAGGGAGTGAAGCCTCTTTTAATTGAGGATCAGCCCGATTACGCCTCGATTCTGCGGACGGTCGCCTCGGGCGGCGGCTTCGCTCCGGTGCCGGCCTCGGTGCTGTCGGCTTCGGGCGTGAAAAGCGAGATTCAGGCCGACCGGCTCGAGGGGCCCGAGGGGCGCGTGTGGGTTGAGCTGCTGTGGCGGCCCGAGGCTCCCGCGCAGGGTATCGCGGCCCTGCGCTCGGCGCTTGGGTTTTGA
- a CDS encoding cupin domain-containing protein, whose product MKGTAGKVFSLAGENVPAAGCTISTSLSETGHYAISCFSLAAGTDIGSELYEQPKIWLLLEGKAEALAGADPVGLKAGDIFLTPVGKPVGIRSAQGAVYLEIALKGPARVNPVLRPGAAAQISGILPLQPGRIVNLDLVGSPALKFALMSFGAGTGLSEHAAPGDALVFALSGEGVIGYEGERHPIRAGENFKFAAGGRHSVGAPSGFQMALLLELP is encoded by the coding sequence ATGAAAGGCACCGCTGGAAAAGTCTTCTCACTGGCCGGGGAAAACGTGCCGGCCGCGGGCTGCACGATCTCAACCTCCCTTTCGGAGACCGGGCACTACGCCATTTCCTGCTTTTCTCTTGCCGCCGGAACGGACATCGGCTCCGAGCTCTACGAGCAGCCCAAAATCTGGCTTCTGCTGGAGGGCAAGGCCGAGGCCCTGGCCGGGGCCGATCCCGTGGGGCTGAAGGCGGGAGACATTTTCCTCACACCGGTCGGAAAACCGGTCGGCATCCGAAGCGCCCAGGGGGCGGTCTATCTGGAAATCGCGCTTAAAGGCCCGGCCCGGGTGAATCCGGTCCTCAGGCCCGGGGCCGCCGCGCAGATTTCCGGCATCCTGCCTCTGCAGCCCGGCCGGATTGTGAACCTCGATCTCGTGGGAAGCCCCGCGCTTAAGTTCGCCCTGATGAGCTTTGGCGCCGGGACGGGCCTTTCCGAGCACGCCGCGCCGGGCGACGCCCTGGTTTTCGCGCTCTCGGGCGAGGGCGTGATCGGCTACGAAGGCGAAAGGCATCCGATCCGGGCGGGGGAAAACTTCAAGTTTGCGGCAGGGGGCAGGCACAGCGTGGGGGCTCCTTCCGGCTTTCAGATGGCCCTGCTGCTTGAGCTCCCCTAG
- a CDS encoding MetQ/NlpA family ABC transporter substrate-binding protein, whose product MNRRTFLALGLTAAAAAALSACGKKEQDSGAAEGGLKPVKLGTLSGPHAEVAEVAAKVAAQKGLKVQVVEFSDYAQVNEALNARDIDANAFQHVPYLNKAIQSKGYKFTALGKTVIFPIGVYSLKIHSKDEIHDGGLVTVPSDAANQGRGLQLLERNGIIRLREGTGSHATVHDIVDNPKHLKFREVESANLGRTLPDVEFAVINGSWAVKSNLTPSRDAFLLEGADSDFANVLVVQTDSKDRPEFKILLESFQSPEVKDFVNNKYKGSVLAAF is encoded by the coding sequence ATGAATCGCAGAACATTTCTAGCCCTCGGCCTGACGGCTGCCGCGGCCGCAGCCCTGTCGGCCTGCGGCAAAAAGGAGCAGGACTCCGGCGCGGCGGAGGGCGGTCTCAAGCCCGTCAAGCTCGGGACGCTTTCAGGCCCCCATGCCGAAGTGGCCGAAGTGGCGGCAAAAGTCGCGGCCCAAAAGGGACTCAAAGTCCAGGTGGTTGAATTTTCCGACTACGCCCAGGTCAATGAGGCGCTTAACGCGCGCGACATAGACGCGAACGCCTTCCAGCACGTCCCCTACCTCAACAAGGCCATCCAGAGCAAGGGCTACAAATTCACGGCTCTCGGGAAAACCGTGATATTCCCGATCGGCGTGTACTCCCTCAAGATCCACAGCAAGGATGAAATCCATGACGGCGGGCTCGTCACGGTGCCTTCGGACGCCGCGAACCAGGGGCGGGGCCTGCAGCTGCTCGAGCGCAACGGGATCATCAGGCTCAGGGAGGGGACGGGCTCCCATGCCACGGTTCACGACATCGTGGACAACCCGAAGCACCTGAAGTTCCGCGAAGTCGAAAGCGCCAACCTCGGGCGCACTCTGCCGGACGTGGAATTTGCCGTCATCAACGGCAGCTGGGCCGTGAAGTCCAACCTTACGCCCTCCCGGGACGCCTTCCTTCTGGAAGGGGCCGATTCGGACTTCGCCAATGTGCTGGTGGTTCAGACCGACAGCAAGGACCGCCCGGAGTTCAAGATCCTGCTCGAGTCCTTCCAGAGTCCGGAGGTAAAGGACTTCGTGAACAACAAGTACAAGGGCTCGGTCCTCGCCGCCTTCTGA
- a CDS encoding GNAT family N-acetyltransferase, which translates to MDIEESLNAKGSAAYKAVVDGEMVGGAVVAIDRKTGHNHLDLLFVKNGCQSHGIGKKIWFAIEKMYPDTVVWETCTPYFEQRNIHFYVNVCGFTITEFFNARHPMPDVPADFIGDGGEGLFKFQKWMKPLPH; encoded by the coding sequence ATGGATATAGAAGAGTCGCTGAACGCGAAGGGCTCTGCGGCCTACAAAGCCGTCGTGGACGGAGAAATGGTGGGCGGCGCGGTCGTGGCGATCGACCGGAAGACGGGGCACAATCACCTGGACCTGCTTTTTGTCAAAAACGGCTGTCAGAGCCACGGAATAGGCAAGAAGATCTGGTTTGCGATCGAGAAGATGTATCCGGACACGGTCGTCTGGGAAACGTGCACGCCCTATTTCGAGCAGCGGAACATCCACTTTTACGTGAACGTCTGCGGCTTCACCATTACGGAATTCTTTAACGCCAGACACCCGATGCCGGACGTGCCGGCCGACTTTATCGGCGACGGCGGAGAAGGGCTCTTTAAGTTCCAGAAATGGATGAAGCCGCTTCCGCATTGA